From a single Hyalangium gracile genomic region:
- a CDS encoding putative toxin-antitoxin system toxin component, PIN family — translation MSSPSPPPLSFPLSVILDTNVVLDVLVFADPITRPLEQALTSGELVAWADAETLQELEWVLPMPSFKLAEPARREVLARYRSLVRMAPQESAAPLPELPRCRDRDDQKFLRLAARAGAAWLVSKDKRVLSLADRHGLPFKILSPKQAAQRLRPGR, via the coding sequence ATGTCCAGCCCCTCTCCTCCTCCCCTCTCCTTTCCACTCTCCGTGATCCTCGACACCAACGTGGTCCTGGACGTGCTGGTGTTCGCGGACCCCATCACGCGGCCCCTGGAGCAGGCGCTGACGTCGGGCGAGCTCGTGGCCTGGGCCGACGCGGAGACGCTCCAGGAGCTGGAGTGGGTGCTCCCCATGCCCTCCTTCAAGCTGGCGGAGCCGGCACGACGCGAGGTCCTCGCTCGCTACCGGAGCCTCGTGCGGATGGCACCCCAGGAGTCCGCGGCTCCACTCCCCGAGCTGCCCCGGTGCCGGGACCGCGACGATCAGAAGTTCCTGCGCCTGGCAGCCAGGGCTGGAGCGGCGTGGCTCGTGAGCAAGGACAAGCGAGTCCTCTCCCTGGCTGATCGCCACGGCCTGCCGTTCAAGATCCTCAGCCCGAAGCAGGCCGCGCAGCGCTTGCGACCTGGGAGATGA